The Rhodothermaceae bacterium genome window below encodes:
- a CDS encoding universal stress protein UspA translates to MYKKIFVPVDNSEHSISAVDMAIELAGQFESTVTASHAYAARMHDYRFKQMEYTLPEEYLIEDAMEKQRKIHDTLITMGLELISDSYLVVAEERCKEADIPFEPKMYDGKNWKVIAKDIEESDYDLVIMGALGLGAVKDSVLGSVCERVTRRVRTDTLVIKKVDPEDVTVDGKPEGNIVVGIDGSPESFAGLRTALELGRKTGRQVEAVSVYDPYLHYAMFNSIVNVLTEKASKVFKFKEQEQLHEEVIDTGLAKIYQSHLDIARRIAADSEVDLKITLLDGKAFEKMLQYVRRENPWLLVLGRIGVHSDEDMDIGSNTENLLRQAPCNILLSSQRYIPPVDVSAEESMLWTEPATRLLNTAPDFARGIARTTIHRWAMERGHSVITRKIVEQAMGNILPRSSMIKMGIIAEDTATKEIVAKDSVTWICSQCGYAARDFEPVRCAVCGSAAKAFQKLDKDAINQLAKLEGGTEEQDTFDDVRLKWSKDALKELRTIPDGYQMRRAKAQIEKRARVQRIPTITLDMVRGVTAGTAEELQNLTPGGHLKTPGEHDGGSRDAPVRKAMRDLVQDGEFMWAPDAHVRLERVPEGFMRTRTKERIEAVARERKTDLITLAITEEGIKEGLKLMEEMIKEQATEDS, encoded by the coding sequence ATGTACAAGAAGATTTTTGTTCCAGTTGACAATTCTGAGCACTCAATCAGTGCGGTTGACATGGCAATCGAGCTTGCCGGGCAGTTTGAATCAACCGTCACAGCGAGTCATGCCTACGCTGCGCGGATGCATGATTACCGGTTCAAGCAAATGGAGTACACGCTTCCTGAGGAGTATCTGATTGAGGATGCGATGGAAAAGCAGCGCAAAATCCATGATACCTTGATCACCATGGGACTTGAGCTCATCAGTGATTCTTACTTGGTCGTTGCAGAAGAGCGATGCAAGGAGGCAGACATTCCATTCGAACCTAAGATGTATGACGGTAAGAACTGGAAAGTAATTGCCAAGGACATCGAGGAGAGTGATTATGATTTAGTGATCATGGGAGCTTTGGGGCTGGGTGCCGTAAAGGATAGTGTCCTGGGGAGTGTTTGCGAGCGTGTCACGCGCCGAGTTCGGACAGATACCCTGGTGATCAAAAAGGTTGACCCTGAGGATGTGACCGTAGACGGGAAGCCGGAAGGCAATATTGTAGTTGGGATTGATGGCAGTCCAGAATCTTTCGCCGGGCTGCGTACGGCACTGGAGCTTGGTCGCAAGACGGGTCGGCAAGTGGAAGCGGTATCGGTCTATGATCCATATCTACATTATGCAATGTTCAACAGCATTGTCAATGTGTTGACTGAAAAGGCATCCAAGGTCTTCAAGTTCAAAGAGCAGGAGCAACTGCATGAAGAGGTGATTGATACGGGGCTGGCAAAGATCTACCAGTCTCATCTGGATATTGCAAGGCGGATCGCAGCAGATTCGGAAGTGGATCTGAAGATCACGCTTCTGGATGGAAAGGCGTTTGAGAAGATGCTCCAGTATGTCCGGCGTGAAAACCCATGGCTCCTGGTATTGGGGCGTATTGGCGTACACAGTGACGAAGACATGGATATTGGAAGCAACACAGAAAACCTTCTGCGCCAGGCTCCCTGTAATATCTTACTATCCAGTCAACGCTACATCCCTCCTGTGGATGTGAGTGCGGAGGAGTCCATGTTATGGACCGAGCCGGCGACCAGACTCCTGAACACGGCACCTGATTTTGCGCGTGGCATTGCACGTACCACCATTCATCGTTGGGCGATGGAGCGGGGGCATTCCGTGATCACGCGCAAAATTGTTGAGCAGGCAATGGGAAATATTCTGCCCCGCTCGTCCATGATTAAGATGGGAATCATTGCAGAAGACACCGCCACCAAAGAAATTGTTGCGAAGGACTCCGTCACATGGATTTGCAGTCAGTGTGGGTACGCTGCACGAGACTTTGAACCGGTGCGGTGCGCGGTGTGTGGCAGTGCTGCAAAGGCGTTTCAGAAGCTGGACAAGGACGCGATTAATCAATTAGCCAAATTAGAGGGGGGAACAGAGGAGCAGGATACGTTTGATGACGTTCGGCTCAAATGGAGTAAGGATGCTCTGAAAGAACTCCGAACGATCCCCGATGGCTATCAGATGCGCCGTGCGAAGGCGCAGATTGAAAAGCGTGCACGTGTACAGCGTATTCCAACTATAACTCTGGATATGGTACGTGGTGTGACTGCGGGGACTGCGGAAGAGTTGCAGAACCTTACTCCGGGGGGACACTTGAAGACTCCAGGAGAACATGATGGCGGATCCCGGGATGCTCCAGTTCGAAAGGCCATGCGAGATTTGGTCCAGGATGGGGAATTCATGTGGGCACCAGATGCCCATGTGCGGCTTGAACGAGTTCCGGAGGGATTTATGCGTACACGTACCAAAGAACGGATTGAGGCAGTTGCACGTGAACGTAAGACAGACCTGATCACGTTGGCGATTACGGAAGAAGGAATCAAAGAAGGATTGAAGCTGATGGAGGAGATGATTAAGGAGCAGGCGACGGAGGATTCGTGA
- a CDS encoding Mrp/NBP35 family ATP-binding protein: protein MKNYNDIATDGGSDVMGQVAEQHDRLGRRLKRIGSMIAVMSGKGGVGKSTVTASLADALTRRGIRTGVLDADLNGPCMARMMGVRDFKPSPKNGSMTAARNEFGIPVMSMGMFLPDERTPLVWDANSQRGAYTWRSMVEMSALRELLSDTDWGDLDILLIDLPPGAERLQNLVDLLPNLAGAIVVTTPSVVAMKVVGRSISMATDITNVEVVGVIENMSVVVCPACGHQDKFFGETSIVKDLAAAHDVPYLGEIPFDHRLADCLDHGQSYLQTYRSKPAATAILSIAERVFSWTKTESS from the coding sequence GTGAAGAACTACAATGATATAGCGACCGATGGCGGTTCAGATGTAATGGGCCAGGTTGCCGAGCAGCATGATCGGCTTGGTCGACGTCTGAAGCGGATCGGGAGCATGATTGCGGTGATGAGTGGAAAGGGTGGGGTAGGCAAGAGTACCGTCACCGCATCCCTCGCAGATGCATTGACCAGAAGGGGGATACGCACGGGTGTGTTGGATGCAGATCTAAATGGCCCATGTATGGCACGAATGATGGGGGTTCGAGATTTCAAGCCCTCTCCCAAAAATGGTTCGATGACGGCTGCCCGAAATGAATTTGGTATACCGGTGATGTCCATGGGGATGTTTCTGCCGGACGAAAGAACACCACTCGTGTGGGATGCAAACTCGCAGCGGGGCGCGTATACCTGGCGTTCCATGGTTGAGATGAGTGCACTGCGGGAGTTGCTTTCGGATACGGATTGGGGAGACCTTGATATATTATTGATTGATTTACCTCCAGGAGCAGAGCGGCTTCAAAACCTGGTTGACCTACTTCCGAATTTGGCGGGTGCTATCGTGGTCACAACGCCATCCGTTGTCGCGATGAAGGTGGTTGGCCGGTCTATTTCGATGGCGACGGACATTACAAATGTCGAGGTGGTGGGGGTAATTGAGAATATGAGTGTGGTCGTTTGCCCGGCTTGTGGTCATCAGGATAAGTTCTTTGGCGAGACCTCCATAGTTAAGGATTTAGCAGCGGCACATGATGTCCCTTATCTGGGGGAAATTCCTTTTGATCATCGGCTTGCAGATTGCCTGGATCACGGTCAATCATACCTGCAAACCTATCGATCCAAACCCGCGGCCACTGCCATCTTGAGTATTGCCGAGCGGGTGTTTTCCTGGACCAAAACAGAATCATCATGA
- a CDS encoding protochlorophyllide oxidoreductase, with protein MAAAETEVALHWSPEALTRLEAIPPYIQPMVKRNIEDYARDRGLSEINEGVMDAMKGQLGM; from the coding sequence ATGGCCGCAGCAGAAACTGAGGTGGCTCTTCATTGGAGTCCGGAGGCCTTGACGCGCCTGGAAGCCATCCCACCCTACATTCAGCCGATGGTCAAGCGCAACATTGAGGATTATGCTCGTGACCGTGGACTTTCTGAGATTAATGAGGGTGTGATGGATGCCATGAAGGGGCAACTTGGAATGTAA